One region of Scomber scombrus chromosome 10, fScoSco1.1, whole genome shotgun sequence genomic DNA includes:
- the LOC133987685 gene encoding calcium-independent phospholipase A2-gamma-like, producing MGRYLSTNLCSSSANRTLRSYCKIRYLMGLLRKYPRLAKAPLCMDLHGYSLVAPPHPPRCTRKATFKNVNHSDTGSTPHRFLRDFTKEVKHLHIVRFYSSSNRDAFKADAPIGIIDEAQNSFLLSSLGVRLGQSFNRLSRHINVYFKGKEIVLAENVGLVVTAPEYLGRSQRRYQSQRAAKERNVSEGKDTTQTLKCKEEQESSGTGPLIKEMSGLQLFHISNLATKFGESYSYVANHINSVFSPGLTKVQVQENLETMSSTRRTNRRQNRRKMQNNYVLNAKETEISQVKSGGNQAVVEPNNISNTWEESYRHFARHINTYFGAKVTDEISHQNRRESLPVEKKNTYKNHSTQSTSQAQGPTSQWSQEEPTVPETGGLFHSSRNTTNFGESYFQMSSHINQYFKGQSAFDEGISRNLDDGSATSERLKTVSFIDCLRHPTSAIPDLLGAFLKLGTLPKTSEPKPFRISPEAILNKKLVLSRRQAEEIILPLISSLGQASSPEALTACVEAMNEHLIRYPSRKALMWQEKVAVKLLRQRRAYRDNQALQNAVRENLALIGYVDPVKGRGIRVLSIDGGGTRGVVPLQVLKLLEAQTGKKIHQLFDYICGVSTGAVLAFMLGLAQFSLEECSDMYRRFGSEVFRQNRLVGTMKMGWSHSYYNTETWEKILQEKLGDQILIKTARDEFSPKVSAVSAVVNWGTSPKAFVFCNYNHKPGSLSRYAGGSSYQMWQAVRASSAAPGYFQEFTLQSDIHQDGGILLNNPCALAVHESRLLWPNQPFQCVLSLGTGRYDNAKRGPATSTSLRAKISNLICSATDTEGVHTLLDDLLAPDVYFRFNPMLSAEVSLDESRPGALDQLQRDTQIYLERNRPKLARLCLVLGAERLR from the exons ATGGGTCGCTACCTCAGCACCAACTTGTGTTCAAGCTCTGCGAACAGGACTTTGAGATCATACTGCAAAATTAGGTACCTAATGGGCCTTCTTAGAAAGTACCCTCGTCTGGCCAAAGCACCACTCTGCATGGACCTCCATGGTTATTCACTTGTAGCACCTCCTCATCCACCCAGATGTACAAGAAAAgctacttttaaaaatgtaaaccaCAGTGATACAGGCTCAACCCCACACCGCTTCCTCAGAGATTTTACCAAAGAAGTGAAACATCTCCACATTGTTCGCTTTTACTCATCCTCCAATAGGGACGCATTCAAAGCTGACGCTCCAATTGGGATCATTGATGAGGCTCAGAACAGTTTTCTTTTGAGTTCTCTTGGAGTACGTCTTGGTCAGTCATTTAATCGATTGTCCAGACacattaatgtttatttcaaGGGAAAGGAAATTGTACTCGCTGAAAATGTCGGTCTTGTTGTCACAGCTCCTGAGTATCTTGGTAGGTCACAGAGGCGTTATCAAAGTCAGCGGGCAGCCAAAGAGAGAAATGTATCTGAGGGAAAAGACACAACACAGACCTTGAAATGCAAAGAAGAACAGGAGAGCTCAGGAACAGGTCCTTTAATCAAAGAAATGTCTGGACTGCAGTTATTTCACATCAGCAACTTGGCGACAAAATTTGGTGAGAGCTACAGTTACGTTGCTAATCACATCAACTCAGTCTTTTCTCCGGGTCTGACAAAAGTTCAAGTTCAGGAGAATTTGGAAACCATGTCCTCCACCAGAAGGACAAACAGGAGgcaaaacaggagaaaaatgcaaaacaattatGTTCTAAACGCTAaagaaactgaaatatctcaagtAAAGTCAGGTGGTAATCAGGCAGTTGTGGAACCAAACAACATCTCCAACACCTGGGAAGAGAGCTACCGTCATTTTGCAAGACACATCAATACATACTTTGGTGCCAAGGTTACAGATGAAATTAGCCATCAGAATAGGCGAGAGTCACTTCCcgtggaaaagaaaaacacttacaAAAATCACTCAACACAATCTACCTCACAAGCTCAAGGTCCTACATCACAATGGAGTCAAGAAGAACCTACCGTCCCTGAAACTGGAGGCCTTTTCCACAGCAGCCGCAATACCACTAACTTTGGGGAAAGCTACTTCCAAATGTCCAGTCACATCAATCAGTATTTCAAGGGTCAAAGTGCATTTGATGAGGGCATTAGTAGAAATCTGGACGATGGATCTGCTACCTCTGAAAGACTGAAGACTGTATCTTTTATAGACTGCCTTCGCCACCCCACAAGTGCCATCCCTGACTTGCTTGGTGCTTTTCTAAAACTGGGTACCTTGCCCAAGACTAGTGAGCCAAAACCTTTCAGGATTTCACCAGAGGCAATATTGAATAAAAAG CTTGTCTTGAGTCGGAGGCAGGCTGAGGAAATTATTCTGCCGTTGATCAGCAGTCTGGGACAGGCTTCATCTCCAGAAGCTCTGACTGCCTGTGTGGAGGCCATGAATGAACACCTTATCCGCTACCCTTCACGCAAAGCTTTAATGTGGCAG gagAAAGTTGCAGTAAAATTGTTGAGACAGCGGCGAGCCTACAGAGATAACCAGGCACTTCAGAATGCTGTAAGAGAAAACTTGGCTCTAATCGGCTATGTGGATCCAGTGAAAGGTCGTGGCATTAGAGTGCTCTCAATTGATGGTGGTGGCACAAG AGGTGTGGTGCCTCTACAAGTGTTAAAGCTATTGGAAGCTCAGACGGGCAAAAAGATCCATCAGCTTTTTGACTACATCTGTGGAGTGAGCACAG GTGCTGTTCTAGCGTTCATGCTGGGCCTCGCTCAGTTTTCTCTTGAAGAATGTAGCGACATGTATCGTCGCTTTGGCTCTGAAGTGTTTCGGCAAAACCGTCTGGTTGGCACAATGAAGATGGGCTGGAGTCACTCTTACTATAACACTGAGACATGGGAGAAAATACTACA AGAGAAGCTGGGCGATCAAATACTTATTAAAACAGCCAGGGATGAGTTTAGTCCCAAG GTTTCAGCAGTCAGTGCCGTGGTAAACTGGGGCACCAGTCCAAAGGCCTTTGTCTTCTGCAATTACAACCACAAACCAGGCTCCCTCAGCCGCTACGCAGGAGGCTCTAGCTACCAGATGTGGCAGGCAGTGCGAGCATCTTCAGCTGCCCCAGGCTACTTTCAGGAGTTCACATTACAAAGTGACATTCACCAG GATGGAGGAATTTTACTTAATAACCCCTGTGCCTTGGCTGTTCATGAGAGCCGCCTGCTGTGGCCCAATCAGCCCTTTCAGTGTGTGCTGTCCCTTGGCACTGGTCGCTATGACAACGCTAAGAGAGGCCCTGCCACCTCCACCAGCTTGAGGGCCAAAATCAGCAACCTGATCTGCAGTGCCACTGACACTGAAGGAGTCCACACACTTTTGGATGACCTGCTCGCCCCAGATGTCTACTTCCGCTTCAACCCCATGCTGAGTGCTGAGGTGTCCCTGGATGAGAGCCGGCCAGGGGCCCTGGACCAGCTGCAAAGAGACACCCAGATATACTTGGAGAGAAACCGGCCCAAACTGGCAAGGCTCTGTTTGGTGCTCGGAGCAGAGCGACTAAGGTGA
- the LOC133987841 gene encoding uncharacterized protein LOC133987841, translated as MFSRGKACFASGLARWYSCVNAKTAIKVTPALCRHQHRTCSSESGVKVLYDGLCPICVTEIRFLQFLQKNRPGRVDFVDISLSGYDGEKYKGVSYEMAMEEMHVIDEKDQVHRGVPAFAVMYSAVGLGWLGRFMMWPPVRPLMDKSYAVFAQNRLKWTGRGEECTTGRCEKKTR; from the exons ATGTTTTCCAGAGGAAAAGCATGTTTTGCATCCGGGTTAGCCAGATGGTATAGTTGTGTAAATGCAAAGACTGCTATTAAAGTGACGCCTGCACTGTGCAGACATCAGCATCGGACCTGCAGCTCTGAGTCTGGTGTCAAG GTGCTGTATGATGGGCTTTGTCCCATATGTGTGACGGAGATCCGGTTCCTCCAGTTCCTGCAGAAAAACCGGCCTGGGAGGGTAGATTTCGTCGACATTTCGCTTTCAGGCTATGATGGAGAAAAATACAAGGGTGTCAGCTATGAGATGGCCATGGAGGAAATGCATGTGATTGATGAGAAAGATCAG GTTCATCGTGGGGTCCCAGCATTTGCAGTCATGTACAGCGCAGTGGGCCTTGGTTGGTTGGGTCGCTTCATGATGTGGCCGCCTGTGAGACCATTAATGGACAAGTCCTATGCCGTCTTCGCCCAGAATCGCTTAAAGTGGACCGGGCGTGGGGAAGAGTGCACCACGGGACGCTGTGAAAAGAAAACACGTTGA